From the genome of Phlebotomus papatasi isolate M1 chromosome 2, Ppap_2.1, whole genome shotgun sequence:
AAACAGGAGAAGAAACTGCACAGACGCAAGAAAAAAGCTTAGGAACCAACATAAACAATACAAATATGAGTAAAACAACATggtaaatttcttttttcaaacaaatttattgaaaaaataatacaaaaatccACAAATACTCATATTGCTAAATAAGACAGTGAACTTTTTATTAGTTCTTGGACCCACTCGAAttagcctaaaaatttcaaatgagcTTTTAGAGAAATCCTAAGAAGtctaaagtatttttaaaaaaaaatatggcaaaatTAATTGAACTTTTTTTGAGACTATATTTTCTTGCTATAGAGAGCACTTTTGAGTATGTAATAAAATACTTAGAGAGTACTTTTGAATGACACAAAGTTTTGAacgttttgaaattaaaattatcatttttattttgagGAATTTTAGGGATAAACGAGAAAATCGACCCTTCCGGAGAGTTTTTGTGCAGTATTTCTGCCTGCTTCTGTGGGAGAACTGAAGGCAATTTGATCAAAAGTGAGAACATGGCCAAAGACAAAGTGAATCTGAACAGCTTTGAGAAGTTGTCTGGCAACTCCCTGACCCCTGAATGGCAATGCTGTCCAGAGTTTAAGGATGCCACAGTGAGCTGGGAAGGATTCCTCCGAGAAATAATCCACTCCATTGCGCTGAACGAGGCGATTGGCTGAGGAAATTGGTTCAGCCACGCAAACACCTACGATCTGTTGATAGGCCACAGCTAGGTAGGTGATGGCTTTAGGGGGAATGTCCTTGGGAAAAGCTCCCAATTCAGCATCaacaatttcaattaattcctTAACGCGACTGATCTTGGGCTTGGAATCTGTGTTCTGGACACAAATAACTCTGCCCTTTGGGCCCCATTCGGGTACATTGAGCACAACATTTTCCGTCTGCCAGCCACGGAAATTGATACAATTGAGCGCATTGTGGAAATCCTGATGGAGTTTTTCTTCTTCAGGCTCATGCATTGAATACACAAGATTGCACTCACTGCAGTATTTTGCTCCAAATTCCTTCTGTCCCGCATCAATTTGCATCTGTCCAGAGCCAATTGGTCTCCAGAGACGTTTCACCGGCCTCTTGCCATGCCCATCCTtgacattttcttcttgaggttgAAATTCTTTCTGAAATATCGGAAAAACCTTCTCGTTCGTCTTCTCTGTGACGGCAGTGCTATCTTCAGTTGTCAAATAAAACATCTCATCGAGAATCCTTGCAGCTTGAGCTTTGTGAGCTTCTGGTTCAGCAATGAATACCTTGAAAGTCTCTTCTGTGCACTTTTTATTGCTGATCAACAACTCCAAAATGGACTTTTGACGGCTAATGAGTGCCGGATCGGATGTTTTGTACGGTAAACGCTTCCTAAATTCCTCATCCGGATCACTCTGAATCTTCGCAATAATCCCATCGACTTCTGCCTCCTCCTCAGCTGTCAATTGATTAATAATGCTGTTTACCTCATTGCGTTCATCCCTGAAGGAATCCTGAATATCATCAAACATTCGCCTgatcttcttcctcttcttcagtGGCACCAAAGACAACTTCCCACGGTCCACAGTAGCTGACAAAGTATTTGTCAATTGGTACTTTTTGGTACGCTTGGTTCCAGTTTTGAAAAACTTCTTTGAACTAACGGGTACTTCCTCCTCACACATTTCCTCTTCCACCTCCTCCCCCTCCTCAACCTCTTCATCAGATTCTGATTCTCTACACAATGGCCGAGCCATTTCAATAGGATTCTGAGCCATCTTCAAAATCCTATTGACCCGTTCAATTTGACTCGTCGAAATCTGTTCTTTACCGTTCTCCTTCACTTTCTCCTCCGCCTTCTTTACAACTTTACTTTTCTTCTCCTGAGCTTTATGAATTGCCTTCAGCGATGGTTTTGTGATCTTATGCCTCACTCCCTTATTAATCAACCCAACTTTCTTCGCCCCCTTTGAATATCTCTTACCTGTGGTGGCTGCAGTATGCATAAACACTACCCGACGGTTGGTCTTTGTAACATCCGGCGTGTAGAAACGCAAAGGTGAAATGGCTGGGGGCTCAAAGGAAAGTGACGTCTTTGCTTTGGGATTCTCCCCATTCCATTCACCATCGGGCTTTGGAACCTTACCATTGGGACTCTGCTCTTCATTGTCACCGTTCCACTTAGCCAACCACTTCCGTGTCCCTTTCCCAGCCAAAGCTTGAGGTATTCCAATGTCTCCCAGAATTAGGGATTTCTTGAAAGAGATCCTGAGATCCCTACAGTAGTTCTGTTTATCCACCTGTCCAAACCATGAATAGATAAATGGGTTAATACAAAAATCGAAAAGGAAATTTCGaaatacttttcaaaatttcgagaaaacaTCTTTACGATTGCAGCGTCAATAGCGTTAGTTTTGCAAGTCTATTATATTGTAAAACAAGGATGTGCTTAGAGAATCCGCCATGGTTTTTGTGTTACCTGCGTGGGGAAATTTTTAAATGCGAACAAAATCAACGAATATTGAATATTGGATAAACTTGATTTTCTAGGTAAAAATGAGCAATTAtccctatacagtagactctcgcttatccggtAACTTCTtgtccgggtgacataaaaaaatccgtgagtcAGTTGAAGTTTAAAAAGTTTGTTGTATTTTTCTGTTTTGGAGGTTATGTTCGTTAAAGCAATGTGTCTCTATTCATGTATTTTCCGGAAAATTAATTTGTGATTTAAAGTAgataatatattattatatgGGCCCTAAATTTTAAATCTCTTCCCTCTCTTTACCCACTTCACTCATTTCGGTCTTTTAGGACCAGATAATTCGGTCTCCGGAATCTTCACGTTTCAACCgatttcaataaactttttatCTGATTCTTTGCATTAGAATTTTAACTCATTCTGGCTTGCAAACACCCGTGGTTGCAAGCACTTCTAAGGTGGCCTGTAAAAAacctcagctaccataagcttatccgGGCTTATTACTGGTTTTTGTAATTAACATTACAATAATTCGACACACAATCTTATAGATAAACTATGATTTTTCGCACGTATTGTAATGATATTGTCAATTTTAATGTTTGTAAGTTTATGGACTGTTCCATATTGTTTAGCCCTAAACTATGAAAAAACTGCCATGGAATCTCAAAAACAAAATAGTTGTGCTATCAATCATGATGATACCTATCATTTACATCATTGATAAAATATGGATTTTGAGATGGGATACATAACATCGAAGTCACAAGTTTGAACATTCTGTACAGTTTGAAGAATTTTATCACCCCTTTTGAATACCTAATGACTCAATTTCGATAATTAGATTATATGATACagactaatttttttcaattcccaATTAGTCTGCCTGAAAATGCCACCAAAAGAACACGCAAAGTTCCAAAAAATCCTCCGATTAACCtattatttaaacaaattctACGGTCTCTCACCATTTACCTACAATTTTACAGCAAGAAGATGTACTGTGTCACCTGCGGCTGTTGCATATTGTATTGTGATCATTTTATTTATGTTGTCCTTCTATCCAATTTATTGCATACCCTTATATCATACAatgatcagtgaaaattttgaagGAGATTTGGAATCCACTGTTGGAAAATCACAATCTGCAGTTGAATTTATTGCCGTGGTTTTAAATCAATGTGTTTATCTCTACTATAGAAAAGAACTTGTTGTATATTTCAACAGAaaaattgcttacgagaaaaaaattgtgcaacattcacaaattttataCGAAAATGTACATTTTGTAGTCCAAATCGTAGCAtcagtaattttattttttatcaagtTTGCTGCAAATCATATGATGATTTACCAAGTACCATCAATGACAGTAACTAGATTCATAATCTTAACTATTTATTTAGTACCAAATGCTGTGATGACTTTAGCAGGTTGTAATTTCACAATAGAAGCCATTAGTTTGCGATATTTTGCagctcaaattaattttatgctAAGTAAAATGGTACAACAGCTTAAAACTTTACCCCAAACAACATCTGAAGCAAAGAAAATTGccatttcttgtgaatttagtgataaaattgATCATCTTTTGGTTCTTCATTCGGAACTGAATGAAGTTGTAATTATGTTCAACAATCTAAATTCTTTTGTACTCCTACTATTTTTCATGTATAAGTTTGCTGAATTTCTTATTCCAGTATTTTTTGAGTATCTCGTTGCAATAGGTTTGTCCGTTACAGAAGTAAAAGTAAATTTATACATAAGTAGTACACTAATAATTATCTTTAGTGTTATGGAATCTGCAATGGCAACAATCTCTTGTAGTCAACTAATAAATGAggtcattgataaatttttaaaacaaagtaTTCACCCTCTAAATCTCTTTCAAAATCGTAGATAGCAACTACAGGAAGAATATTGCATCAATTTCCTATTCAGAATGCTGATGACCGTCTGAAAGAAAGCATCAACAGATTCTCTATACAAATTCTTCAAGAAAAACGTCCAATTATCGTGTGTGGCATGTACAAAGTGGACAATTCTCTTCTCTACATTATGGCATCATCAATGACGAGCTATTTGATACTTTTGATACAATTTCAAATTGAAGGATCGAAatcgaaaatataaaatgtaaaatgatCAACGTGTTTGACAATTCTTAATCCAGTTGATGGTGTAACAAGTAAATCTTCAATTTCTATGACATGCTGTCTTGCCCAAAAGTGAATGTTTTTGTGTTGAAATAACTATACAGTACACCAATGAATGcttcaatatttaatattcttcAAATCAATCCAAAAGTGGACCCTTCACCCTCTCCTTTCTGGAAAACACCTCAGGCAATTCTAACAATTCATTTAACGATATCCGATAAGAATTGGAATTCCTAATCTGACCACGGTAATCGGTCAGGATTGGCCAGGACAATCGGTCTTTGGGGTCTTTGCTCTTAAGAAATCTACAACGGTAATATGACAAATTCTGATATATCCACCCACGTCGAACATCAAGGAGTCCTGACAAGGAATATCTGTTTTTCAATTATCTGGTCTCATTTGTAGTCCACGTGACACAGCGTCGAATGTTTACGTTGATTACCTtatgttatgcccaacgcacaataacttttgtttggtaaacatgtttttgacatttcaatgagagtgagtgagatctagatctagtcatctcgctcattctcatgcgaaattttgaaaacatgtttacaaacaaaagttatgcccagcgcacaataacgttTGTCTgttaatatgttttcaaaattttctatgagagtgagcgagatgactagatctagatctcactcactctcattgaaatgtcaataacatgtttacaaaacaaaagttattgtgcgttggacattattgtgcgctgagcattaaGCTCTTCTTTTTAGTTTATAAACAAATACGTTAGACGAAGCTACAAATATCAGCACATGGAGGGAATTTAAGTTCGCGTAAAAACGGGATATCGTCGATTGGAACAGCAAACGTCATCATAAATCTGCGTGAAACACCACACAGCAATGCGTCATTTACAacaaatgcagacacaaagtaAATGCAGTTGacacaattgctgatccaaccgacgataCCAGAATTTCAATATAACACTTCTGAGGTGTTTTCGAATCAGATCACCAGTTCCACGTCTGCCAAATCTCACAGCTCTTACAGACTTCCTACCGACAGTCCCGTGACGTTCAGACCTAAGACGTATCGGTTTCGGAACATTCTTACGTAcacttatatttttattataaattatcttACATCTTAGCAAAAAGATGGTAAGGATTAACCTATAGGGTAGGAGACAAAGGTGCTTGCTTTACAATTGCCCGAAAAATAAAACCATTTACATGTATACATCAATATCCTTCGATTTTCAAGCCACTATGAATGTTGTAATCTATACTCTGTAAAAagctttttctctaaattctaaTCAATTAATTAACGCAAAACCAATATTCCAGCCGTAGGATAGAAAGTAACGTATTGTAACTTTCCAGGATGTATCTATATCACATTGCCATCCTTATTAATACATAATGACCAAATTTCGATAATGGAATTTTATGACActgactaatttttttaattcccaATTAGTCTGCCTGAAAATGCCACCAAAGGAACACGCAAAGTTCCACAGTATTGTCCTATTAACGTATTGTTTAAACAAATTATACGGTCTTTCGCCATTTTCCTATAATTTTACAACAAGAACATGTACTGCATCATCCGTAGCTGTTGCACATTGTATTgtgaacattttatttttattatttttctatccAACATTTTGTATCCCCTTATATTACGCAATGGTCAATGCaaattttgaaggaaatttagAATCAACTGTTGGAACCACACAGGTTACAATTGAACTTATAGCAGTAATTTTAACGCAATGTGTTTATCTCTACTATAGAAAAGAACTTGTTGTATATTTCAACAGAaaaattgcttacgagaaaaaaattgtgcaatattcacaaattttatatGGAAATGTATATTTTGCAGTCCAAAACGCAGcatcaataattttattttttatcaagtTTGCTGCAAATCATATGATGATTTCCCAAATACCATCAATGACAGTAACTAGATTTATTATCTTGATTATTTATCTAGTACCAAATACAGTGATGACGATAGCAGGGTGTAATTTTACAATGGAAGTTATTACTTTACGATATTTTGCagctcaaattaattttatgctTTGTAAAATTGAACAACAACTAACAAACTTACCCCAAGCAACGTCTACGGCAAAGAAAACTGTAATTTATTGTAAAGCTAGTAAGGcaattgatgaaattttgattCTTCATTCAGAACTAAATGAAATCTTAGTAATGTTCAATAA
Proteins encoded in this window:
- the LOC129800312 gene encoding N-acetyltransferase eco; translation: MEVTPEKPVADSSRGSRHTPTPQMSERKRSLFGRCNTANMCLTVDEDSDLGPMSPIRYSPVEEEDLANDGLKCSFRNILRVKSTSPDIDEASNISSVISDQASKIPDLLKSFNSEDLQEKDKENCPEASMKTPEVDKQNYCRDLRISFKKSLILGDIGIPQALAGKGTRKWLAKWNGDNEEQSPNGKVPKPDGEWNGENPKAKTSLSFEPPAISPLRFYTPDVTKTNRRVVFMHTAATTGKRYSKGAKKVGLINKGVRHKITKPSLKAIHKAQEKKSKVVKKAEEKVKENGKEQISTSQIERVNRILKMAQNPIEMARPLCRESESDEEVEEGEEVEEEMCEEEVPVSSKKFFKTGTKRTKKYQLTNTLSATVDRGKLSLVPLKKRKKIRRMFDDIQDSFRDERNEVNSIINQLTAEEEAEVDGIIAKIQSDPDEEFRKRLPYKTSDPALISRQKSILELLISNKKCTEETFKVFIAEPEAHKAQAARILDEMFYLTTEDSTAVTEKTNEKVFPIFQKEFQPQEENVKDGHGKRPVKRLWRPIGSGQMQIDAGQKEFGAKYCSECNLVYSMHEPEEEKLHQDFHNALNCINFRGWQTENVVLNVPEWGPKGRVICVQNTDSKPKISRVKELIEIVDAELGAFPKDIPPKAITYLAVAYQQIVGVCVAEPISSANRLVQRNGVDYFSEESFPAHCGILKLWTALPFRGQGVARQLLKAVQIHFVFGHVLTFDQIAFSSPTEAGRNTAQKLSGRVDFLVYP